From one Psilocybe cubensis strain MGC-MH-2018 chromosome 13, whole genome shotgun sequence genomic stretch:
- a CDS encoding Protein arginine N-methyltransferase SFM1 gives MEDDEETTKAIPPWVELEYAHMRMLAGPEGHVQFTSLSKSSCDFLSNAFSAASDPSLSKVSAHRDGIMRLMETQGIPLDKVCLLDPKAESELAPEDGDGRFEWFLFGVCPRDDPPRDRTSELRVRGFPTRHLGPVQMTTDTALGVTKLVVHDKIPLKEIPYIDHPTIRFNAKESVEMPFRYIADGDEPRLPPGMKQLLHEDLNKTFDF, from the exons ATggaggacgatgaggagACCACGAAGGCGATTCCACCTTGGGTTGAACTCGAATACGCG CACATGCGCATGCTCGCTGGTCCAGAAGGCCACGTCCAATTCACGTCTCTCTCCAAGTCATCCTGCGACTTTCTTTCCAATGCATTCAGTGCCGCCTCCGATCCCAGCCTATCCAAGGTCTCCGCGCACAGGGACGGCATCATGCGCCTTATGGAAACCCAGGGCATCCCTCTCGACAAAGTCTGCTTACTCGATCCCAAAGCCGAAAGCGAACTTGCGCCAGAGGACGGCGACGGTCGATTTGAATGGTTTTTGTTCGGGGTATGTCCTC GCGACGACCCACCGCGCGACCGTACCTCTGAGCTACGGGTTCGTGGATTCCCCACTCGCCACCTAGGACCCGTGCAAATGACGACAGACACTGCACTCGGCGTTACCAAGCTTGTCGTTCACGATAAAATCCCTCTGAAAGAGATACCTTACATC GATCACCCCACAATCCGATTTAACGCGAAAGAATCCGTCGAGATGCCATTTA GGTACATTGCTGACGGAGATGAACCCCGCCTCCCTCCAGGGATGAAGCAGCTCCTGCATGAAGATCTCAACAAGACATTTGATTTTTAA